The genome window TGGTGGCCATGCCGGTGAACTTTGTGCTCAACAAACTCTGGACGTTCCGCAGCAGGCCCGCCGCGGTGACCGTGGTGGAGGAACAGGAGCCCGTGGCGCGGGTCTAATCCTCCGTGGAATCGGGGCCGAGTTTGCGGTCCAGTGCCTTTCGATCCTCCTCGCGGCGTGCTTCGGACCGCTTGTAGGCGTAGTAGGTGCCTAGCAGGCCACCGGAGGCGGGCAGGATGAAACTGAAAGGATCCTTGGGCCACCCGATGTTGTGAAAGACCCCCACGACGATGGCGGCAAAAATGATTACCTGTAGGATGATTTCCCATTTGGAGGGGGCTAAATAGCGGGGCCGGGGAGTAAATCGGCGCAGCCATTGTATGCCGATGAGGCGGGAAAACGTGATGGGAGCTATCGCGATGAGTCCGGCCAAGGAGTAATAGCCGGGAAGAATCCATGCCAGTATCACGGCGCTGCCAAGGCATAGCCAATCGTTATAGGCCAGCGCCACGGTGGAGGATTTGTGGAGCATGGCGCGTTCAAACTCATCATCGACGAGTCGTTCATGCTGTTTAATGGCAAAGTCTGCGTAACTCATTGTGGGGTTTCCTTTGCGGGGGATTGCGGGGTGGTGGTTTCTCCAAAAACATGTTCGACGGTTTGGCGGAGTTCGCGGCAGATCGCCAGGGCCAGATGCACCGAGGGGGAGTAGTTTCCGCGTTCGATATTGGCGATGGTTTGCCGCGAGACGCTGACGCGCTGCGCGAGTTCCGCCTGGGAGAGTTCATTCCAGCGGCGATACTTGCGCACGAGGTTGGTGGGTGGATCTGTCATGTATATTTCTCCTTCCTGCGTGGATACATGTCAAAGTGTAAATGATACTTGTCATTATGTCCAGGGTGTTGCTCGGTGCGGGAAAGAAAAAGAGGGCCGCTCCCTCGGCGTATCTATACCGGGGGGCGGCCCTCTAGC of Corynebacterium sp. 21KM1197 contains these proteins:
- a CDS encoding helix-turn-helix transcriptional regulator; translated protein: MTDPPTNLVRKYRRWNELSQAELAQRVSVSRQTIANIERGNYSPSVHLALAICRELRQTVEHVFGETTTPQSPAKETPQ